The DNA sequence CGGGCAGGTAATGAGTGCATTTGGGcgcttttgctttttgggagtgggtggtggtgggcggaAAGGGGGGTCATCAAAAATTGATTATTGTTGCCATGCTTGCTGTTTGTTTGTGCGTGTGTGCTGTTGATGCTTTGCGTGTGCTTGACGGACGGCCTCGAGTTTGGCATGTTTTGATGTTTGTCCTGGGACTGTGAATGTTGTCTGTTTCCCTGACACGTATAACAGATAGGTAGGAAGGGAACAAAAGGCCACAAGTCCTGACGACTACCTCTTTGATGCTTTTGAGCAACGCTTTTTTTCTCACGCTGGACTAGGTGCCCACCGAGGCCTTTTCACATGTATGTGCACAGCAACACGGTTGTATCTCAACGGTCACACTCGTCAGACAACGTCAACCAACAAGAAAATCCTCTCAACTCTACCTAAGGtacctttttttccttttttttccctttctgGCCAGTTAGTACATGTGACGTCATGAAGGCCGACATCCACGGTTCAAAGCCACGTTCCCAGCAGACAGAAATAGGATACCCCTTCGTCAGTTTGGTGGCACCAGCCACAGGAAAATTCTCATAAAGGCCGAAtgttcttgctgttgttACATGTTACATGTGAtaagacgaagatgacgtATCCCTCGCAACGCCATATTCAGAGCAAGAAAAATAGGATAGACACTCGCGCCAAATGAAAAGAGGCCATCAAGTCCCTGTATGTGTACCCCGGATCTCGTTAGAACCCGATCAGGGACAGCCTTGTCTCTCTCGCCTCATAAGGCTAGCTAAGGCCGGCCATCCGTCTCAGCCTCGCCACGatatccctcccccatcctaTCCCGCGCCTGTCCCTGACAGTCACATCAAAACACGGAACAACCCAGAATTTATTTTATGATCTGTATCATCATAATCATGTCATTTATCCCTACCAAAACAAGACTACCTTCTGGTTGTTGCATCTATAGTCAATCCCAGGCCCAATCGCcgaccatccatccacccaaTCCCAAAAGTCTTTCCTCCCAATCAACCCCATTTtacaacctccccttcaccctctcctcaagTCAAAACCCACCATAAGCCTTAAAAGcccccaacagccccccAGTGCTGGAATCATGCCCTGACCCAgccccttcctcatcaatctccttcaaaatcttcttcgccaacacCTTACCCAATTCCACACCCCACTGGTCAAAAGAGTTGATATCCCACACGGCACCCTCAGTAAAAGTGAGGTGCTCGTAGTAAACAATCAAGGCACCCAACTCAGCAGGGCCAatggcaccaccaacaaggaTGCTCGTGGTAGGGCGGTTACCCATGAACACCTTGTGAggcaccagctcctcgggTACATTGCCCTCGGCTCtgacctcctcggccgtcttgCCCACCATGAGAGCCTCGGCCTGGGCGAGGTAGTTGGACGCGAGCATcttctggtgcaggttgtcCGACACGGGGTTGTGAGACTTGGCCGCGAGGATAAAGTCCGAGGGGATAAGCTTAGTACCCTGGTGGACGAGCTGGAAGAAGGAGTGCTGGGCGTTGGTGCAGGGCTCGCCAAAGAGGATAGGGCCGGTGGTGTACTTGGCCGGGGAGCCGTCAGAGGTGATGGTCTTGCCGTTGGACTCCATCGAGAGCTGCTGGAGGTAGGCGGGGAAGCGGTGGAGGTACTGATCAAAGGGGGCGACGAGGTGGGTTTGGGCGCCGTAGAAGTTGGAGTACCACACGCTCAGGAGACCACCAATGGCCGGGATGTTCTCCCTGAGGGGAGCCTGCTGGAAGTGCTGGTCCATGGCATGGGCACCAGCCAGGAACTTGTGGAAGTTGTCGAAGCCGACGTAGAGGGCAACACTGAGACCAATGGCGCTCCAGACAGAGTAGCGGCCACCGACCCAGCTCTCGAAGCCGAACATGTTGGCGGCATCAATACCGAACTTGGTCACCTCGGACTCGTTGGTGGAGAGAGCAACGAAGTGCTTGGCGATATCACCCTTGCCGCTGGTCTTCTCAAGGAACCATGACTTGGCCGTGTTGGCATTTGTTGTGGTCTCGGCGGTTGTGAAGGTCTTGGAagcgatgaggaagagggtcgTTTCGGGGTCGGAGTTGGCAAGAGCCTCGGCGATGTGGGTGCCGTCGATGTTGGACACAAAGTGAAGGGTCATGTCCTTGGCGCCATAGTGCTTGAGCGCCTCAGTAACCATCACCGGGCCGCTGTCATCCAGCGTTAGTCAAGTTCGGGGCTGGGAACCCCTGACCTTGTAGACCGGATGAAAAAGGGGTCATTCTTACAGATCGGAACCGCCAATACCAACATTGATGATGGTTGTGAGCTTCTTGCCGGTGTAACCCTTCCACTCGCCGCTGCGGACTTGCTCGGAGAAGACGCGCATGTGCTCGAGAACATCGTTGACACCACCCTTGGTGTTCATGACGTCGACACCATCCACTTTCATGGCCTGGTTGCTGACGTTGCGCAGGGCAGCGTGGTAGACGGCACGGCCCTCGGTGAAGTTGATCTTCTCGCCAGCGAACATGGCATCGCGCTTCTTCTCGAcgccagcctcctcggcgagCTTCACAAGCTTGTCGAGGGTCTCCTCTGTGATGAGGTTCTTGCTGAAGTCGAAGATGATGTCGGTGCCATTGCTTCC is a window from the Podospora pseudocomata strain CBS 415.72m chromosome 6, whole genome shotgun sequence genome containing:
- the PGI1 gene encoding glucose-6-phosphate isomerase (BUSCO:EOG09261RWJ; EggNog:ENOG503NW61; COG:G), translating into MAPASSLSAWSDLHSHHESVGKNIILKDAFKNDPKRFDKFTRKITLPADISSGSNGTDIIFDFSKNLITEETLDKLVKLAEEAGVEKKRDAMFAGEKINFTEGRAVYHAALRNVSNQAMKVDGVDVMNTKGGVNDVLEHMRVFSEQVRSGEWKGYTGKKLTTIINVGIGGSDLGPVMVTEALKHYGAKDMTLHFVSNIDGTHIAEALANSDPETTLFLIASKTFTTAETTTNANTAKSWFLEKTSGKGDIAKHFVALSTNESEVTKFGIDAANMFGFESWVGGRYSVWSAIGLSVALYVGFDNFHKFLAGAHAMDQHFQQAPLRENIPAIGGLLSVWYSNFYGAQTHLVAPFDQYLHRFPAYLQQLSMESNGKTITSDGSPAKYTTGPILFGEPCTNAQHSFFQLVHQGTKLIPSDFILAAKSHNPVSDNLHQKMLASNYLAQAEALMVGKTAEEVRAEGNVPEELVPHKVFMGNRPTTSILVGGAIGPAELGALIVYYEHLTFTEGAVWDINSFDQWGVELGKVLAKKILKEIDEEGAGSGHDSSTGGLLGAFKAYGGF